The following proteins are encoded in a genomic region of Nicoliella spurrieriana:
- the cls gene encoding cardiolipin synthase, which yields MITEIIDVIIWINTFFALLTVFRQKRDIAATWAWLLVLSFLPVVGFIAYAFLGRKLPKKRLFRFQEQNVANMRKVLDMQLGMFKNAQVIPADKVAYKSRGLIRLFDNMDNAFLTRRNDVQIFTDGNQLFDQMFTDIKAAKQSINIEFYTFYSDQIGTQVLDQLVEKAKQGVSVRVIYDSWGSMGTNAKFFKPLVEAGGNAEPFLHTHSAILDFRINFRDHRKIVVIDGKVGYVGGFNIGDQYLGRKKKFGNWRDTHIRVMGAGVFGLQSQFILDWNATDDKHQMDDDSPEHFPVTEVPGTTDMQIVTSGPDSDMEQIKVGYIKLIQMAERTCWIQSPYLIPDDSMIDALRIAAMSGVDVRIMVPCKPDHPFVYRATQYYAHQLAEDGVKIYFYQDGFIHAKTMVIDGQVGSVGSANLDYRSFKLNFEVNAFMYDEKICEQLESIYRQDMAKSKLMTPELFSQQPLWTRFKQQFSRLFAPIL from the coding sequence ATGATAACGGAAATTATTGATGTAATTATCTGGATCAATACATTCTTTGCGTTATTGACCGTTTTTAGACAAAAACGGGATATTGCTGCTACTTGGGCATGGTTATTAGTTTTGTCGTTCTTGCCGGTGGTGGGATTCATTGCCTATGCATTTTTGGGGCGGAAGTTACCTAAGAAACGATTATTCAGATTTCAAGAACAAAACGTTGCCAACATGCGAAAGGTATTAGATATGCAACTGGGGATGTTTAAAAATGCTCAGGTGATCCCTGCTGATAAGGTTGCGTATAAATCGCGTGGTTTGATTCGGCTGTTCGATAATATGGATAATGCATTTTTGACCCGTAGAAACGACGTTCAGATTTTTACAGATGGAAACCAGCTATTTGATCAAATGTTTACTGATATTAAAGCTGCCAAACAGAGTATTAACATTGAATTTTACACGTTTTATTCTGACCAAATCGGGACTCAGGTTCTTGATCAGTTAGTGGAAAAGGCTAAACAGGGCGTTTCCGTTCGGGTGATTTATGATAGCTGGGGTTCGATGGGAACGAATGCAAAGTTCTTTAAGCCGTTGGTAGAAGCAGGAGGCAATGCGGAACCATTCTTACATACCCATTCTGCAATCCTGGATTTTCGGATTAACTTTAGGGATCACCGTAAAATTGTGGTAATTGATGGGAAGGTCGGTTACGTTGGTGGTTTTAACATCGGAGATCAATACCTAGGCCGTAAGAAGAAGTTTGGGAATTGGCGTGATACACATATTCGCGTGATGGGTGCCGGAGTATTTGGTTTACAGTCACAGTTTATTCTGGATTGGAACGCAACTGATGATAAACACCAAATGGATGATGATAGTCCGGAGCACTTCCCAGTTACTGAGGTCCCTGGGACGACTGATATGCAAATCGTAACCAGTGGTCCTGATTCCGATATGGAACAAATTAAGGTGGGGTACATCAAGCTAATTCAAATGGCTGAACGAACCTGTTGGATTCAATCGCCATATTTAATTCCAGATGACAGTATGATTGACGCGCTTAGAATTGCTGCAATGTCCGGTGTAGATGTAAGAATCATGGTGCCATGTAAACCTGATCACCCATTTGTCTATCGGGCTACTCAGTATTATGCTCATCAACTAGCTGAGGATGGGGTGAAGATTTATTTTTATCAGGACGGATTTATTCATGCCAAGACGATGGTAATTGATGGTCAAGTTGGTTCAGTGGGATCGGCTAATTTAGATTACCGAAGTTTCAAATTAAATTTTGAAGTAAATGCTTTTATGTACGATGAAAAGATTTGTGAGCAATTGGAATCCATTTATAGGCAGGATATGGCTAAAAGTAAGTTAATGACGCCAGAATTATTTAGTCAACAGCCATTGTGGACTAGGTTTAAGCAACAGTTTAGCCGTTTGTTTGCCCCGATTTTATAA
- a CDS encoding SPFH domain-containing protein, with protein sequence MPLGIKIVKQNCEGLIETLGKYSRTVQSGLNLYIPIFQKVVTVSLAMKPLSLSKYSIITKDNAEVSASVTLNYHVTNSVKYQYENTDSVESMSQLVRGHLRDIVGRMDLNEVLGSTAKINQDLAEAIGDLTNTYGINVDRINIDELTPSTSIQEAMDKQLTADRERRAEISKAEGDAQSIQLRTKAQNEALIATANANAKATKIRADAEKYRIDTLQSGLANADEKYFENQSINAFAKLADSDSNLIVTPLEQADQFGRMASLKRLWDASDAKK encoded by the coding sequence ATGCCATTAGGAATCAAAATTGTTAAACAAAATTGTGAAGGATTAATCGAAACTTTGGGAAAGTACAGCCGGACGGTTCAATCAGGCTTAAATTTGTACATCCCAATTTTTCAAAAGGTGGTGACGGTCAGCCTTGCAATGAAGCCATTATCACTTAGCAAATATTCAATCATTACGAAGGATAATGCCGAAGTATCAGCAAGTGTGACCTTGAACTATCACGTTACGAACTCCGTTAAATATCAGTATGAAAATACCGACTCAGTGGAATCAATGTCACAATTAGTGCGTGGGCACCTACGTGATATTGTTGGCCGAATGGATTTAAATGAGGTCCTTGGCTCAACTGCAAAAATCAATCAGGATCTAGCTGAAGCCATTGGTGATTTGACGAATACCTATGGAATTAATGTTGATAGGATCAATATTGATGAATTAACGCCGTCAACGTCAATTCAAGAGGCGATGGACAAACAATTGACTGCCGATCGGGAACGAAGAGCCGAAATTTCTAAGGCAGAAGGGGATGCCCAATCGATTCAATTGCGGACGAAGGCTCAAAATGAAGCGTTAATTGCCACGGCAAATGCAAATGCCAAGGCGACTAAAATCAGAGCCGATGCTGAAAAGTACCGGATCGATACGTTACAATCTGGGCTGGCCAATGCAGATGAAAAGTATTTTGAAAATCAATCGATCAATGCCTTTGCAAAGCTTGCTGATTCTGATAGCAACTTAATTGTGACCCCGTTGGAACAGGCTGATCAATTTGGCCGGATGGCTAGTTTAAAGCGACTTTGGGATGCTAGTGATGCCAAGAAATGA
- a CDS encoding toxin-antitoxin system HicB family antitoxin, which produces MGNIKFTIDLDAQLANQIKQAAAVEHRTVDEYIQNVLRNTVKSGTLEQRQFVGRTVSGDQISAKSRLVLMQGIYYRYDLLNESQPTNAATYEVVGTNGNVLLLRQK; this is translated from the coding sequence GTGGGAAACATCAAATTTACAATTGATTTAGATGCGCAACTAGCTAATCAAATCAAGCAAGCAGCAGCAGTTGAGCATCGGACGGTGGATGAATACATTCAAAACGTATTGAGGAACACCGTAAAAAGTGGCACCTTGGAACAACGACAATTTGTGGGTCGAACAGTGAGTGGTGATCAGATTAGTGCCAAAAGTCGGTTAGTACTAATGCAAGGAATCTACTATCGTTATGATCTATTGAACGAATCACAACCAACTAACGCTGCAACATACGAAGTGGTGGGAACGAACGGTAATGTATTATTGTTACGCCAAAAATAA
- a CDS encoding YisL family protein, with the protein MILWLHIIFALILIISTVMALSLRSGNQFYVMIDRFCYLVFLVSGIVLFPHAWDRNPILTVAKVVAAIILIGLLEMTFAKQKKHQLNKTWITTLAVLLIIVLLLGVILAGGRPFFK; encoded by the coding sequence ATGATTCTTTGGCTGCATATTATTTTTGCTTTAATTCTAATCATTTCGACCGTAATGGCATTGTCACTAAGGAGCGGCAATCAATTCTATGTCATGATTGACCGGTTTTGCTACCTAGTATTTTTGGTTAGCGGGATTGTGTTATTTCCGCACGCGTGGGATCGAAATCCAATCCTAACGGTGGCTAAGGTCGTTGCAGCAATTATCTTAATTGGCCTTTTAGAAATGACGTTTGCGAAGCAAAAAAAGCACCAACTTAACAAGACATGGATCACGACACTAGCGGTTTTATTGATCATCGTACTTTTGTTAGGAGTGATTCTTGCTGGTGGACGACCGTTTTTCAAATAA
- a CDS encoding DUF6440 family protein — MAKRFKLLEESFTGVSVYVDRETGVEYGGYGSSLIPLLDANGSVKINAKTAEKLLADKRRKKNKDE, encoded by the coding sequence TTGGCAAAACGTTTTAAACTATTAGAAGAATCGTTTACGGGTGTGTCAGTGTACGTTGACCGTGAGACCGGGGTTGAATATGGTGGTTACGGTAGTTCATTGATTCCATTATTGGATGCAAATGGTTCCGTTAAAATTAACGCTAAGACAGCTGAAAAATTATTGGCTGACAAACGACGGAAAAAGAATAAAGACGAATAA
- a CDS encoding C1 family peptidase, whose amino-acid sequence MTESKNALTANDIADLEADYQKQPQADVIARAIQQNGVNNTARDPKAVVRTNHVFSVEVKTGGVTNQRQSGRCWLFSLTNNLRHQFAAKYGVKEFELSQSYLFFWDKIERANIFYDRMISTANRPTTDRTVAFYLSGPGNDGGQWAMSAALVQKYGVMPQADFPETNVTKNTRDLNSVLNLKLRRDGMQLRNLVNDGVSDEELTQVRQKMLSEVYRMVGYSVGVPPAKFDFEYRDDKDNYHLDQGLTPKQFFDKYFDDDLDDYVVLANSPDKPYNQLYSLPSQNNVVGGKQIQFVNLPMEVLKTAAIKQLQAGKTVWFGNDVVEQSQRKDGILDANLYHRAELYNIDLSMSKAERLQYHQAEVSHAMVLTGVDLVDDQPTRWKVENSWGADNGKKGYFAMDDSWMDEFVYEVVVNKKYLTADQQAVLEQAPVELAPWDSLS is encoded by the coding sequence ATGACTGAATCTAAAAATGCACTAACCGCTAATGATATTGCCGATCTGGAAGCAGACTATCAAAAACAACCCCAAGCGGATGTAATTGCCCGAGCAATTCAACAAAACGGGGTTAACAATACCGCACGGGACCCTAAAGCGGTGGTTCGGACGAACCATGTTTTCTCGGTAGAAGTTAAGACCGGAGGAGTGACGAACCAACGGCAAAGCGGGCGTTGTTGGCTATTTTCACTTACTAATAACCTAAGGCACCAGTTTGCAGCAAAATACGGTGTAAAGGAATTTGAACTTTCCCAAAGTTACCTCTTTTTCTGGGATAAAATCGAACGGGCTAATATTTTCTATGATCGAATGATTAGTACTGCGAACCGACCTACAACTGACCGGACGGTTGCATTTTACTTATCAGGGCCTGGCAATGATGGTGGTCAATGGGCCATGTCAGCAGCGCTAGTTCAAAAGTACGGCGTGATGCCGCAGGCTGATTTTCCAGAAACGAATGTTACTAAGAATACCCGTGATTTAAATTCTGTATTGAATTTGAAGCTTCGGCGTGATGGGATGCAACTACGGAACCTCGTTAATGATGGGGTTAGTGATGAGGAATTGACCCAAGTGCGCCAAAAGATGTTGAGTGAAGTTTACCGGATGGTGGGTTATTCAGTCGGGGTTCCGCCAGCAAAATTTGATTTTGAATATCGGGATGATAAGGATAACTACCATCTAGACCAAGGATTGACCCCCAAGCAATTCTTTGATAAGTACTTTGATGATGATTTAGATGATTACGTAGTGCTTGCCAATTCACCTGATAAGCCTTACAACCAGTTATATAGCCTCCCTAGCCAAAATAACGTGGTCGGTGGGAAACAAATCCAATTCGTGAACCTGCCAATGGAAGTTTTAAAAACTGCTGCGATTAAACAGTTGCAGGCGGGTAAGACAGTATGGTTTGGCAACGACGTGGTGGAACAATCACAACGTAAGGATGGAATTTTAGACGCTAATCTTTACCATCGGGCTGAGTTATATAATATTGACCTATCAATGAGTAAGGCTGAACGATTGCAGTATCATCAAGCTGAAGTATCACACGCGATGGTATTGACGGGTGTCGATTTAGTTGATGATCAACCAACGAGATGGAAGGTTGAAAATAGCTGGGGAGCAGATAACGGTAAAAAGGGTTACTTCGCAATGGATGATAGTTGGATGGACGAATTTGTCTATGAAGTCGTCGTAAACAAGAAGTACCTAACTGCTGATCAACAAGCCGTTTTGGAACAGGCTCCAGTGGAACTTGCGCCTTGGGATTCATTAAGTTAA
- a CDS encoding aminopeptidase C, protein MTNEVSANDLARFKTEYDRQPQADVIARAIQENGINKVAIDNQAKVRLNPTFSIDLKASKNDKITDQKQAGFCWMFALMNILRHQFVKQNNVSGFELSSNFLFFWDKIERANAYYDQIIRTADQDTHDREVSIYLSYPDEDGGEWDMAVALVQKYGIMPDAAFPRTAVANNTGEFDRLLSLKLRRDGAKLRELVNADANVTEVKATRKQMLTEVYRIVAMSIGVPPKTFDFEYRDDKDNYHIDRNLTPKQFYDKYFGLDLSEYVPVCNFPHRAYNQLYYQPTASNVVGGPDIHYLNLPMPELKRMTLAQLKNGEPVWFGNDVGAQSITKAGLLDSHLYRRDRLFDVNLDLTKKQRFEYQEAQESHAMTFTGVDVIDGKPTKWQVENSWGIKVGEDGYFTMSDDWMDNFVYEVIVKREYLTAKQQKMLTQTPVELEPWD, encoded by the coding sequence ATGACGAACGAAGTCAGTGCTAATGACTTAGCACGTTTTAAAACCGAATATGATCGTCAACCACAGGCAGACGTAATTGCTAGGGCGATCCAAGAAAATGGCATTAACAAAGTAGCCATTGATAATCAAGCCAAGGTCCGCTTAAATCCGACCTTTTCAATTGACTTAAAGGCCAGTAAGAACGATAAAATTACTGATCAAAAACAGGCCGGTTTTTGTTGGATGTTTGCATTAATGAACATCTTACGGCATCAATTTGTAAAGCAAAATAACGTTAGTGGGTTTGAATTATCATCAAACTTCTTATTTTTCTGGGATAAAATTGAACGGGCGAATGCATATTATGATCAAATTATCAGAACTGCTGACCAGGATACCCATGACCGTGAAGTATCAATCTACTTATCGTATCCAGATGAAGACGGTGGCGAATGGGATATGGCAGTGGCATTAGTGCAAAAGTACGGGATAATGCCAGATGCTGCATTTCCTAGAACCGCCGTTGCTAATAACACGGGTGAATTTGATCGGTTATTATCACTAAAGTTACGTCGTGATGGAGCAAAACTACGCGAATTAGTGAATGCAGATGCAAACGTTACCGAAGTTAAAGCCACCAGAAAACAAATGTTGACCGAGGTCTATCGGATTGTTGCAATGAGCATCGGGGTACCACCAAAAACATTTGATTTTGAATATCGGGATGATAAGGATAATTACCATATTGATCGTAATTTAACTCCCAAGCAATTCTATGATAAGTATTTTGGATTGGATTTGAGTGAATACGTTCCTGTATGTAATTTTCCCCACCGTGCCTACAACCAGTTGTACTATCAACCCACTGCAAGCAACGTAGTGGGGGGGCCTGATATTCACTACCTAAACCTACCAATGCCAGAATTAAAACGAATGACGTTAGCACAACTGAAAAATGGCGAACCAGTTTGGTTTGGGAATGACGTTGGAGCACAATCAATTACGAAGGCCGGGCTCTTGGATAGTCACCTCTACCGTCGTGATCGGTTATTTGACGTTAATCTTGATTTAACCAAGAAGCAACGCTTTGAATACCAAGAGGCACAGGAATCACATGCGATGACCTTTACCGGAGTGGATGTGATTGATGGCAAACCCACGAAGTGGCAAGTTGAAAATAGTTGGGGGATTAAAGTCGGTGAAGACGGCTACTTTACGATGTCCGATGACTGGATGGATAATTTTGTGTACGAAGTAATTGTTAAACGGGAGTACTTAACCGCCAAGCAACAAAAGATGCTGACTCAGACCCCTGTTGAACTGGAACCGTGGGATTAA
- a CDS encoding helix-turn-helix domain-containing protein, producing the protein MFLGSKIAQQRKAKNITQTDLASDICTQNTISKIEKHNVPPTTKILIKLCQRIDLTLNDVFSDFSRPDGDLNSKLQTIEQSLYNYKPENESKLEKAVSKLNPEKLELNDQIQAQFIVAFLKFRQGKFEDAIFECDKVLASTHSDDENVYTTLAYTIKGDSYKKVDKINKAEYYFNIADNFINNLKLDQENDNNSIQIIFVCNQLANYYVLTKQFKKTMKVARKGISLNDRLHTTYFMDSLFKIAYEAGKELNLTTELLEKYQKFANLFSEYNEFESVND; encoded by the coding sequence ATGTTTTTAGGAAGTAAAATTGCTCAGCAGCGGAAGGCGAAAAACATCACCCAAACCGATCTAGCGAGCGATATTTGTACACAGAATACCATCAGTAAGATTGAAAAGCATAACGTTCCACCAACTACTAAGATTTTGATTAAGCTATGTCAAAGAATTGATTTAACCTTAAATGATGTCTTTTCAGACTTCAGTCGTCCAGATGGTGATTTAAATTCAAAGTTACAAACCATCGAACAATCATTATACAACTATAAGCCTGAAAACGAATCTAAACTAGAGAAGGCGGTTAGTAAGTTAAATCCTGAAAAACTAGAATTAAATGATCAGATTCAAGCACAGTTCATCGTTGCATTTTTGAAGTTCCGTCAAGGTAAATTTGAAGATGCGATTTTTGAATGTGATAAGGTCCTAGCCAGCACCCACAGTGATGATGAGAATGTATATACTACGTTAGCATATACGATCAAGGGTGACTCATACAAAAAAGTGGATAAAATTAATAAGGCTGAATACTACTTCAACATCGCTGATAATTTTATCAATAATTTAAAATTGGATCAGGAAAATGATAATAATTCAATTCAAATTATTTTTGTATGTAACCAACTGGCTAACTACTATGTTCTAACTAAGCAATTTAAAAAAACAATGAAGGTTGCAAGAAAGGGAATCAGTCTAAACGACCGCTTGCACACTACCTATTTTATGGATTCCCTATTTAAGATTGCATATGAAGCAGGTAAAGAACTTAATTTAACCACAGAGCTACTCGAAAAATACCAAAAGTTTGCTAATTTATTCAGTGAATATAATGAATTTGAGAGTGTTAATGATTAA